Genomic window (uncultured Hyphomonas sp.):
GCCGGCACCTGGATGTCCGGCGACGTGATCAGCGACAGGGAGAGGGCGGCAACGGCCACCAGAGCGACGATCTTAATGACCGCCTCCAGCGCCAGCACCTGCATCAGACCGGCATTGCGCCGCGTCGCATCCGACTGGCGCGCACCGAACAGGATGGCGAACACGCCCATGGCGAGCGCCGTGAACAGCACGGTCTGGCTGGCCGGGCGGCCACCGGCATTCTCCGCGCCATAGGCCAGCGCCTGAAAGCTCATCCCCACCGATTTCAGCTGCAGGGCGATGTATGGCAGGCTGCCGGCCACTGCCGCCAGCGCCGCCAAGGCCCCGACGCCGCGGCTTTTGCCATATCGGGCCGACAGGAAGTCCGACAGCGACGAGATGCTCTCCCGCTGGGCAACATCCCCGATGCGGCGGATCAGGTCCGGCAGGAACAGGAAGACCAGCGCCGGGCCAAGGTAAATCGCGAAATAGTCCCAGCCATTCGTGGCCGACGTGCCGACCGCGCCGAAAAAGGTCCAGGAGGTACAATAGACCGCCAGCGCGAGGGCATAGATGTACGGGCTGTGCGTTGCCGACGGCTCCAGCGCCCGCCGGTCGCCGCGCCAGGCGATGGCAAACAGGCCGAGCACATAAAGCCCCGTTGCCCCAACAATCAGCCAGACCGGCATGGACAAAACTCCTCAAGCGCTGATCTTCGCCCGGCAAACGCCCGTCTGGCAAGTTCTCCCATGGTCGGGGGCCGGAACATGTAACCGGAGATGAAAAAGGGCGGTCCGCTGCCTCGGACCGCCCAGTTCAGGAAGGTTGCAGACGGCTGCCGTCTAGTCGGGCAGCATCTCCGCATCGGCAATGCCGTGTGCCGTTCTGGTTCCGGGCACGCGGATGTCTTCCACCAGGTCCTGGATGTCCTGCGGTGGCGGAGCGGTCATCAGGGCGACCACGACACCGACAGCCAGCGACAGGAACATGAAGACGAAGCCGATCCCTTCCGGAGAGACACCCAGCCACCAGTGCGAGGAATCGGTGTCCACGAACTTGAAGTGATAGATGTACCAGAAGGTGGTGATGAGGCCGGTCAGCATCGACGCGATGGCGCCTTCCCGGTTCATCCGCTTCCAGAAGATGCCGAGCACGATGACCGGGAACAGCGACGCCGCCGCGAGGCCAAAGGCGAAGGCAACCACCTGCGCCACGAAGCCGAGCTTCGCCGTGTTCATCCCCATGACCCCGGCGAGGATCACCGCGCCGGCCGCTGCGCCACGCGCGGTGAGCAGCTCCTGCTTGTCGGTCATGCCCTTGAAGAAGGTCCGCCGGCAAAGGTCATGGCTGACCGAGGACGAGATCACCATCAGCAGGCCCGCCGCCGTCGACAGGGCAGCCGCGAGGCCGCCTGCCACGACGAGGCCGATCACCCAGGCCGGCAGGCCTGCGATGGAGGGGTTCGCCGTCACGATGATATCGCGGTCGAGCTTGGTGACTTCATTGTCAGCCCCAGCGCGGTATTGCACGACGCCGTCGCCATTCTTGTCGGTCACTTCCAGCAGGCCGATCTTTTCCCAGTCCTTGAACCATTTCGGGATCGGCTTGCCGCCCTCCGCCACGATGGCCGCGGCTTCGGTGTCATAGTCGGCATCGGTCGCGATATAGGTCGACTCATTCACCGTATCGATGAAGTTGAGACGGGCGAGCGAGGCCACAGCCGGGGCGGTCGTATAGAGCAGCGCGATGAACACCAGCGCCCAGCCGGCCGACACGCGGGCAGCGCCTGCGCTCGACACGGTGAAGAAGCGGATGATCACGTGCGGCAGGCCGGCCGTACCGAACATCAGTGCGCCAGTGATGGCGAAGACGTCGAACATGGACTTGTCGGTCTGCGTGTACTCCAGGAAGCCGAGATCCGTCACGACGGTGTTCAGCTTCTCCAGCATGGAGATGTCTTCGCCCTTCACATTGGAGATGAAGCCCAGCTGCGGGATCGGGTTTCCGGTAACGATCAGTGAAATGAAGATCGCGGGCACCGTATAGGCGAAGATCAGCACGACATATTGTGCCACCTGCGTATAGGTGACGCCCTTCATGCCGCCCAGCACCGCGTAGACGAAGACGATCGCCATGCCGACCATGATGCCGGTGTTGAACTCGACACCCAGGAAGCCCGAGAAGGCCACGCCCACGCCCTTCATCTGTCCGGCGATATAGGTGAACGAGACGAACAGGGCACAGACGACCGCGATCAGGCGGGCTGTGGTCGAGTAATACCGGTCGCCCACAAAGTCCGGCACGGTGAACTTGCCGAACTCACGCAGGAATGGCGCCAGCAACAGGGCCAGCAGAACATAGCCGCCGGTCCAGCCCATCAGGTAAACCGAGCCGCCATAGCCCATGAAGGCGATGAGGCCCGCCATCGACAGGAAGGAGGCCGCCGACATCCAGTCGGCCGCCGTGGCCATGCCATTGACGGTGGGGTGTACGTCATGTCCGGCGACATAGAAGTCGTCGGTCGATCCGGCCCGCGCCCAGATGGCGATGCCGATATAGGTCCCGAAGGTCAGGACGACCCAGAAATAGGTCCAGAATTGCTCGTCCATCGTCTCAGGCCTCCACGCCGTATTTCTTCTCCAGGCGGTTCATCGCCCGGCAGTAGTAGAAGATCAGTCCGACGAAGACGTAGATGGATCCGTTCTGCGCGAACCAGAATCCAAGCGGCGCCCCGCCGATCGAGACCTGGTCGAGCACATTACGGAACAGGATGCCTGCGCCGTACGAGACCACGAACCAGATGGCGAGAAGGCTCAGGGTCAGCTTGACGACGTCGCGCCAGTATCCCTTCGCATCAATCTCTTTGATGTTATGAGTCATTGTTTCCGTTTCCTCCCTTTGACCCTTGCCGTCTCCGGCTTATGTGGCCGTTCTTGTTGTCGGGGTGCGGCAGCCGCAGTTTGTACGCTGACGCAAAAGGGCTGCCTCAGACAGCCCCACTTTGGTCTTAGCTTTCCTGCCGGAGCCGCTTGGCGTAGCGGCGTTCTTTCCAGCCGCTCCAGAGCAGCGCCCCGGCAAGGCCCAGCCCGCCGATCAGGTAAGCCTCGCCGAGGCCAAACCCGTCCGACAGGCTGAAGCCCGACGCCAGACGCACCGCATAGATCGCGGCCATAAGCAGGCCGAAGGCCATCATGACGTGTGATTTCAGCATCTTTTCCTCCCGTATTCTTTTCACCAGTTTACGCGATTTCCCCCCGCCACCATCCCCGACCTTGGTCTGAGGCGGCATACTCCGAAAGATATCATAGGGAAGGCCGCTTGACCTGCCATGAACCGGTCCGCTTAAGTTCAACTTGAAAGCACCCGGGGGACATCATGCGCTTTTTAATTCTCTTCACTCTTGGGGTTTTCCTGTCATGTCTTGCAGAGGCCCAGACACGGAAAGCGTTCATCGTGGGAGTCGGCAATTATGATGAAATTGAAGACCTTCCAAAAACTCTGGGTGATGCAAATGGATATTCGGATACGTTTGAAAACGCCTTGGGTTTCCAAGTCACGAGGCTTCTAGACCCGACATTCGACGAGTTTTTTATCGAATTATCCCGTTTCGTAGAATCCATTCAGCCGAATGACGAAATTGCATTTATTTTTTCGGGACATGGCTGGTCAGATGGCGGGCAGAACTACCTCGCCTTGAAGGACGCCCCATTCCAATCATCCGAACTTCGACTGAAACGCCTGACTGCTGCACTGAATGCGGATGTCATCGACGAGATTCGAGCCCGCCATCCGTCTTTGGTATTTGCGGTCGTTGACGCCTGCCGAAACAACCCGTTCGATCTGGGAACAAAGTCCGGCCGAAAAGGGCTTGTTCGCCAGTCCATCGTTCCCGGAACGTTGGTCGTCTACGCTGCTGGCGCAAACCAGGAGGCGTTGGAACGCTTGAACCCGGAAGACTCTTCACCCTATTCGGTCTTCACCCGAACCCTGTTGCCGAAATTGAAAAACAAACAAATGCCGCTTATGCGCGCCATCGACAAGGCTCGCGCCGAAACGGCAAACTTGGCCCTGTCAGCAGACCACGAGCAAAGGCCAGCGGTCTATTCCGACATCTCTCTGGATTTCTGCTTCTCTTCTTCCTGCAGGATTGCGCCCGAAGAAGAACCTTGGAGCACGGGCTTGTTCCCACTGGAGCTGGATGCCGTTGGCCTGGAGCTGGAATATTCCCGCACATATGGCACCCGCCAGAACGATGAAGCACTTGATATCGCTCCTGCACCGGGCGGCGGCGCTATTCTCACTGGGTTCCGCGGTTCATCAAGCCCGTACGGAGGTGGTGACGGCCATTGGGTCATTCGAGTCGATTCAGCCGGACAAATCCAATGGGAACGGCTGATGTCTGGCGCCGACAGGCTGTTTGGGAAGACGATTTCGATCGCACCGGGCGGCGGGGCTTATACACTTGCTGAAACTGGCCGTCAGAGTGTTTCAGTCTATCGCTTCAACTCGACGGGTGCCGAAGCCTGGAAACAGGAAATCTCTGGCGTTTGGTTTGATGAAAATATCAAAGTAGCGACGACGACAGAAGGTAGCGCAGTCTTCGCGATCGAGGGCCGGAACGGCGTCGAAGTCATAAAGCTGGATCAGGACGGCAATCAAACATGGCGAACTCCGCTTAATATCGAAGATGGTCAAAGCCCTACAATTACAGTCGGGCCGAATGGGCATGCCTTTGCCGGTGGCACGATCAACGCGTTCGATGATGATGCCCAGATATTTGTGATGAACCTAAACGCCGCAGGACAAACGGTATGGAGCGCTCGCATCCCTATCGGCAGCCATCACGACGAAGAGATCATTCTAAAAGGTGACGCTCGCGGCGGCGTCTTCGCCGCTGGCAGAGGCTTGGGTGAAACTGACACGGACGATGAGAAAATCATCTTCAGCAAGATTGATGCATCGGGAAACCTGCAGTGGACCAAAGCGTTTGATGTCGGCACTTGGGATTGGGTATATGATGTATTGGCAACGTCTGATGGCGGCGCCTTCATTGTGGCAAACAC
Coding sequences:
- a CDS encoding caspase family protein; translation: MRFLILFTLGVFLSCLAEAQTRKAFIVGVGNYDEIEDLPKTLGDANGYSDTFENALGFQVTRLLDPTFDEFFIELSRFVESIQPNDEIAFIFSGHGWSDGGQNYLALKDAPFQSSELRLKRLTAALNADVIDEIRARHPSLVFAVVDACRNNPFDLGTKSGRKGLVRQSIVPGTLVVYAAGANQEALERLNPEDSSPYSVFTRTLLPKLKNKQMPLMRAIDKARAETANLALSADHEQRPAVYSDISLDFCFSSSCRIAPEEEPWSTGLFPLELDAVGLELEYSRTYGTRQNDEALDIAPAPGGGAILTGFRGSSSPYGGGDGHWVIRVDSAGQIQWERLMSGADRLFGKTISIAPGGGAYTLAETGRQSVSVYRFNSTGAEAWKQEISGVWFDENIKVATTTEGSAVFAIEGRNGVEVIKLDQDGNQTWRTPLNIEDGQSPTITVGPNGHAFAGGTINAFDDDAQIFVMNLNAAGQTVWSARIPIGSHHDEEIILKGDARGGVFAAGRGLGETDTDDEKIIFSKIDASGNLQWTKAFDVGTWDWVYDVLATSDGGAFIVANTTRTDTSDQNTAVLRIDSAGRELWRHVYGGEGRDEINRAILTTDGGIMMAGSTTSEGLGEKDLWLVKLTPDS
- a CDS encoding DUF4212 domain-containing protein, with product MTHNIKEIDAKGYWRDVVKLTLSLLAIWFVVSYGAGILFRNVLDQVSIGGAPLGFWFAQNGSIYVFVGLIFYYCRAMNRLEKKYGVEA
- a CDS encoding sodium:solute symporter family protein, producing MDEQFWTYFWVVLTFGTYIGIAIWARAGSTDDFYVAGHDVHPTVNGMATAADWMSAASFLSMAGLIAFMGYGGSVYLMGWTGGYVLLALLLAPFLREFGKFTVPDFVGDRYYSTTARLIAVVCALFVSFTYIAGQMKGVGVAFSGFLGVEFNTGIMVGMAIVFVYAVLGGMKGVTYTQVAQYVVLIFAYTVPAIFISLIVTGNPIPQLGFISNVKGEDISMLEKLNTVVTDLGFLEYTQTDKSMFDVFAITGALMFGTAGLPHVIIRFFTVSSAGAARVSAGWALVFIALLYTTAPAVASLARLNFIDTVNESTYIATDADYDTEAAAIVAEGGKPIPKWFKDWEKIGLLEVTDKNGDGVVQYRAGADNEVTKLDRDIIVTANPSIAGLPAWVIGLVVAGGLAAALSTAAGLLMVISSSVSHDLCRRTFFKGMTDKQELLTARGAAAGAVILAGVMGMNTAKLGFVAQVVAFAFGLAAASLFPVIVLGIFWKRMNREGAIASMLTGLITTFWYIYHFKFVDTDSSHWWLGVSPEGIGFVFMFLSLAVGVVVALMTAPPPQDIQDLVEDIRVPGTRTAHGIADAEMLPD